Proteins from a genomic interval of Fusarium oxysporum Fo47 chromosome I, complete sequence:
- a CDS encoding beta-lactamase/transpeptidase-like protein, protein MTEIHGTCDPKFHGVRDLLEKYIESGEEIGASITIDIDGKEVVDIWGGYADEKRTKPWEENTIVNVFSCTKTITSLAVLILVDRGMIDVNERVSHYWPEFEQNGKQDVLVRHLLGHTSGVSGWEEPLSTEDMYDVEKTTAMLARQAPWWTPGTASGYQALCSGHLLGELIKRVSGKSLREFVDTEIASVLDADFQIGAAEQTWDRISPIVPPDFTGITPEFEEGSVQAKTLLNPPLDPNSVNTRPWRQAELGAVNGHANSRSLARILSAITMGGSTRGKKLLSEETIKLIFQEQFAGKDLVLGLPFRLGIGYGITPSPALPWIPEGNICFWGGWGGSTIIMDLDRRMTIAYAMNKMGGGLVSSDRAEAYGRAIYRALGK, encoded by the coding sequence ATGACTGAGATTCACGGCACCTGCGACCCCAAATTTCACGGGGTTCGCGATCTTCTCGAGAAGTACATCGAGTCGGGTGAAGAGATTGGTGCGTCAATCACAATTGATATCGACGGCAAAGAAGTGGTGGATATCTGGGGCGGATACGCAGACGAGAAGCGAACCAAGCCATGGGAAGAGAACACTATTGTTAATGTCTTTTCCTGTACAAAGACAATCACCAGTCTTGCAGTTCTCATCTTGGTTGACAGAGGAATGATCGATGTCAATGAGCGCGTCTCACACTACTGGCCCGAATTTGAGCAAAATGGCAAACAAGATGTTCTGGTCAGGCATCTGCTGGGGCATACGTCTGGGGTCTCCGGCTGGGAAGAACCACTGTCGACTGAAGACATgtatgatgttgagaagacgaCTGCGATGTTGGCGCGGCAAGCTCCGTGGTGGACTCCCGGAACGGCATCTGGATATCAAGCTTTGTGCTCGGGGCATCTGCTTGGAGAACTCATCAAGCGTGTTTCTGGGAAGTCACTGCGCGAGTTTGTAGACACTGAGATCGCAAGTGTCTTGGATGCAGACTTTCAGATTGGCGCGGCGGAGCAGACCTGGGACCGCATCTCTCCCATCGTTCCCCCGGACTTTACAGGAATTACACCAGAGTTTGAAGAGGGATCCGTCCAAGCCAAGACGTTGCTCAACCCACCACTTGACCCCAATTCTGTGAACACCAGGCCTTGGAGACAAGCTGAACTAGGCGCCGTGAACGGCCACGCCAACTCCCGGTCACTGGCCCGGATTCTCTCCGCCATTACAATGGGTGGCTCAACCCGAGGCAAGAAGCTTCTATCAGAGGAGACAATCAAGTTGATCTTTCAGGAGCAGTTTGCTGGAAAAGATTTGGTCCTTGGGCTACCATTCAGACTTGGCATTGGATATGGAATCACGCCTTCTCCGGCCCTTCCCTGGATTCCAGAGGGCAATATCTGTTTCTGGGGCGGTTGGGGCGGTTCGACTATCATCATGGATCTAGATAGGCGTATGACGATCGCTTATGCCATGAATAAGATGGGTGGAGGACTTGTTAGTAGTGATCGGGCTGAGGCTTATGGGAGAGCTATTTACCGAGCGTTGGGTAAGTAA
- a CDS encoding uncharacterized protein (expressed protein) produces the protein MSFVASEFLGVALKYLGEKAGDAVVEHICSSLVDSLFGGDDNSEANADILAKLNQILNGLQQVQDSLQQIEGAIAQVDVDIDAAIIQQNVSSINSLHHSYFDCLKGLATAAKATDAASKNICVQFRARLVQLSVEAKTTVPEALGTIHDFLAGQGASSYLSKEAKISIASATDIIDFYSKMKLPLIKVVVAELKGVHLLRFASSNPDPAVNFPDGPAAIARALNNIDKQDHTLQRLVGPEEYKVVSSILTAYPKPAPVSISMVQGRGLINGDAISGSVWYAGQTTQLWYVEPANDCPIITDGSKANGFRLMNASNNAYISISVTPILDSSYYSLGATNSASDSAIWNLQWYPDYLFHWQPQDYPHKVLKQDIRYTSDNQAQFYIYLADAPPPPTRDSAEFIVQPYQGSLSNFWPREPAPMRVGERLIPGVYLESPSKAYRLTFEGENFGVWDVNNKSWKWEVMTTLDMSNSPQAAFHSMEGLVLYQGDRTLQQLGFQPSSPDYDATIVVTEQGVLQFISGDGTVSWSSS, from the coding sequence ATGTCTTTCGTTGCATCTGAGTTCCTCGGCGTTGCCTTGAAATATCTTGGCGAAAAGGCCGGCGATGCTGTAGTTGAACATATCTGCAGTTCCCTTGTTGATAGTCTCTTCGGCGGAGACGACAATAGCGAAGCCAACGCAGATATTCTCGCCAAGCTTAACCAGATCTTAAATGGATTGCAGCAGGTTCAGGATTCGCTTCAGCAGATTGAGGGAGCAATCGCCCAGGTGGATGTCGATATCGATGCCGCTATAATACAGCAGAACGTTTCAAGCATCAATTCACTGCACCATTCCTACTTCGATTGCTTGAAGGGTCTCGCAACTGCAGCTAAAGCGACAGATGCTGCTTCGAAGAATATTTGCGTCCAATTCCGCGCTCGTCTTGTGCAGCTCTCCGTCGAAGCAAAGACCACTGTTCCCGAGGCTCTCGGGACTATCCATGACTTTTTGGCGGGCCAGGGGGCGAGTAGCTACCTTAGCAAAGAAGCAAAGATCAGCATTGCTTCGGCTACGGATATCATCGACTTTTATAGCAAGATGAAGCTACCTTTGATAAAGGTCGTTGTGGCTGAGCTGAAGGGAGTTCATCTGCTTAGATTTGCGTCATCGAATCCCGATCCTGCAGTCAACTTCCCGGATGGCCCAGCTGCCATAGCCCGCGCCCTTAACAACATTGATAAACAAGACCACACTCTCCAGCGGCTGGTTGGCCCTGAGGAGTATAAAGTGGTGTCTTCCATACTCACCGCTTACCCTAAGCCGGCGCCAGTTTCTATCAGCATGGTTCAAGGCCGTGGTCTCATCAATGGGGATGCCATCTCCGGTTCAGTCTGGTATGCAGGACAGACAACACAGTTGTGGTATGTTGAGCCGGCTAATGATTGCCCGATAATTACAGACGGCTCAAAAGCCAACGGCTTTCGGTTGATGAATGCTTCCAACAATGCGTACATCTCCATATCTGTCACACCCATCCTTGATTCATCTTATTACTCACTGGGAGCCACCAATTCTGCCTCTGACTCAGCGATTTGGAACTTGCAATGGTACCCGGATTATTTATTCCATTGGCAGCCACAGGACTACCCTCACAAGGTTTTGAAGCAAGACATCCGCTACACTTCCGACAATCAGGCTCAATTTTACATTTACCTAGCAGACgcgccaccaccaccgacTCGTGACAGCGCCGAATTCATCGTTCAGCCTTACCAAGGCTCTCTCAGTAATTTCTGGCCTCGTGAACCTGCTCCGATGAGGGTCGGGGAAAGATTGATTCCGGGGGTGTACCTCGAGTCGCCGAGCAAGGCATACCGCCTCACGTTCGAGGGTGAGAACTTTGGGGTCTGGGATGTCAACAACAAATCGTGGAAGTGGGAAGTCATGACCACTCTAGACATGTCGAACAGTCCACAGGCGGCTTTTCATTCCATGGAAGGACTGGTGTTGTACCAGGGCGATCGTACTTTACAGCAATTGGGGTTCCAGCCCAGCTCTCCGGACTACGATGCGACTATTGTCGTAACTGAGCAAGGTGTACTGCAATTCATCAGTGGTGATGGAACTGTCAGTTGGTCTTCGTCTTAA